The genomic window CCTTGAGCGGAGGATTGGAGCGTCCGACGTGGCAGTTTATGCACCAGCCCATGTTCAGCGAGTTCTGCTGATAGACCTGCTTCATGTTCTGGACGTCGCCGTGACATGTCTGGCATGCAACGCCAGCGTTCACGTGGCGCATGTGCGGGAAGTGGACGTATTCCGGGAGCTTGTGGATGCGGACCCATGGCACCGGCTGCTTCCTGTTCCAGAAGCCGGCCAGCTTCTGAACCTCGGGCTTGTCGGTGCGGATCACGGTGTGGCATCCCATGCACGTCCCTACGGCGGGAAGTCCGGGATCGGGTGACTTCGTCGCCGAGAAGTGACAGTAAACGCAGTTCAATTTGAGATTGCCGCCCGCGTGCAGCGTATGCTGAAAGCTTACCGGCTGCGCTGGGGCGTTTCCCTGAGACGAGCTTGCGCCGGCATAGGCCGACAGCAATGCAGCGGCGGCGGCCAGAGTAAGGAGGCCCGGGATGGCGAGCCATTTCCCCTGCGGTTTCATCGGCAATCTGAAAGGCGAGTAATAATGAACGGCTTTGTGAAGAGTTTCACAAAGCCGGAACGTGGGGTTAAAATGGCCACGCGAGATTTCAACCGCAAGTCATCACGCGCGCCTCTCGCGCTCGATGGTGCGGAGTACTT from Gemmatimonadaceae bacterium includes these protein-coding regions:
- a CDS encoding cytochrome c3 family protein, producing MKPQGKWLAIPGLLTLAAAAALLSAYAGASSSQGNAPAQPVSFQHTLHAGGNLKLNCVYCHFSATKSPDPGLPAVGTCMGCHTVIRTDKPEVQKLAGFWNRKQPVPWVRIHKLPEYVHFPHMRHVNAGVACQTCHGDVQNMKQVYQQNSLNMGWCINCHVGRSNPPLKARYDCAICHY